The proteins below are encoded in one region of Brassica napus cultivar Da-Ae chromosome A6, Da-Ae, whole genome shotgun sequence:
- the LOC106431554 gene encoding uncharacterized protein LOC106431554 — MQDQLLIIYFYLLTFSSFVYPFKHTNSLTFTTLFSLNSFIFTKLMDFLPPVKPESVEEIVLMEYDEEDNQLEAEFCPVEHPIEPEEEDRPVKCPVPISSALIHNSTEKTKPGWVKHRASCETPVYPPPRHVRNVRKRRNSFVEGDNSFFTRSMFSTSTHHEEETTSRRSTATTIYRVFQQVHEFEP; from the exons ATGCAAGACCAACTTTTAATTATCTATTTTTACCTCCTcactttctcttcttttgtttacccttttaaacacaccaactcTCTCACATTCACAACACTCTTCTCTCTCAACTCCTTCATCTTCACGAAGCTAATGGACTTCCTTCCCCCA GTCAAACCAGAAAGTGTGGAGGAGATAGTGTTGATGGAATACGATGAAGAGGACAACCAACTCGAAGCTGAGTTTTGTCCCGTTGAGCATCCTATTGAACCGGAAGAAGAAGATCGTCCGGTTAAATGTCCCGTACCAATCTCATCTGCTCTCATCCAC AATTCTACGGAGAAAACCAAACCGGGCTGGGTTAAACACAGAGCCAGCTGCGAAACTCCAGTTTATCCACCTCCACGTCATGTCCGCAACGTAAGAAAGAGACGCAACTCGTTTGTCGAAGGAGACAACAGTTTCTTCACGAGATCTATGTTCTCAACATCAACTCATCATGAGGAAGAAACCACATCTCGAAGATCCACTGCCACAACAATCTACCGAGTTTTTCAACAAGTTCACGAGTTCGagccttaa